The genomic DNA acatatttaaatttatataaatttaaatgtaaatatacatttaaatatgtatatctggttattttttaaaattagcaaGAGAAGTCATATTACTCTTAATtgcttttgtttgaaaatatGACAGTTGAAATGCAACACTTAACAATAAGGTTTTGTGAGCTTTTTaacttacaaaaatatttcattttttttcttaaaagttatGTCAGTGCATCTGCTGACCAAATATCTGGAAATAAGCCATTTtaatttttccactgaaatagATGGCAGCAATGTAGCTCCACTGgaacatttaattatttaaatcagTTTATACTTCATTACTCAAGTTCATTTTTACAGATATAGTGCAGGGTACTATTATTTCAAATGAAGCTTGTAAATACTAGCACTTAGGCTGCCTGAATTTTTCTACAGccgtttgttttaattttttttaaagagtactgATGTTCATTCAGAGGtctatagttttaaaaaaaaagtacaatttcATATATTTTCTCACTTACTTGATTTGGCATAGTTTTACATGTACTGTTAGTTAAAGAGTTATTTGTAGATGCTATAAAACATATTTGATTTGAAAACATGGCTCCTAACCAGCAAAACAGCTGGTTAATAGCTAAGAACTTTATGGGATTCTCACGAGTATAGTATCTTCTTTAAAAGTGCACAGTTAAGTTATGAATATTTTTATGATCAGCTGAAATAATTTTCTCATTCAGACAGCTATTTTCTTACCTGATAAACAGCAGTAACAAATATAAAGCTTCTGTCTTGCAGTAACAAGAAGCTGTTAGTATGGCTCAACTGAGATGAACGTGGAAGTGTAAGTATTACAGAAATAAATGGGAGGCAGAAAGGTTAAGCTTATTGGAaggtttttaatctttatttcacCAACTAGGTTTTGAAATATAGGGCTCCCTTCACAGCATAATAAGTAGAATCAAGTCTTTCATTAATACTTTAATGTGGTCATCTAGATTTGTTTCTGTGCCTCTCTGGCTTGCCTGTTGCTCAGTCAGCCTTCACTGCTTTGCACTGAAGCTGCTAGCAATGTTGTAGTATTCTCAAGGTAGTTTGCTGACAGGTTCAGCCCATGTAAGACCTGAGTACTCACATGTAAAGTGTTACATATGTTGAAAATTTCAAATATATCCATTCATTTCAcatctatttatacattttcactATAGTCAGAACTTATGTCAATAATGTCTTAGTGTTTTTGGGACACAACTTTTTCTAAAACATGACAAAAGAACATACGACTTTCTAAAAGGAAGTTGCTTGTTCAGCTTGAGTTGTTGTTTGGTGCAGTATTAGAGATGAGAACTTACTGAGGCAGTTTTTATCTGACTTACTTAAACAATAAAACCCCAGAGATTCTGGTTAATTCAAGTTCATGTCATGGCTGAACCTAACCATGGGAATTAAACTCTGACTTGCATAAGAGACTTGTTTCCCAAGCAGTAATACCAGTGCAGCTTAATGCGCACTAACTAGTAAGTGGTTGGTGGTGTTCTTTTGAGAAAACAATATTAGGTTCAGTAACTTTTGGTGGTGAACAGGAATACAGTGTAAATAAAAATACTTACAATAACTTTAAATTATTTAACATGATGCTTCAGAATTAACCCATACCTGTTATAACTTGAGATTTGCTTTACATCATAAGTGGTCCTCAGATCATTTGCTAAGATGACACAATAAATGGAGATTAAAAGCTCAAATCTGTACTAAGAATGTAGATAAATGTAAGAGAACAAGTCACTCTTGCAAAGCAGCTAAACTTCTTTGGGCAACATGCAGTTAGAACTGCATGAAAGACTAGATGGATAGCTAACTTTTGGCAAGTATCACAGCGTATCAGctgagaaaaatacattaatgGTGCCTTTTCAGATGTATGAAAAGAGAAACATTATTTGCATAAACAAGCAACTAACTTGTGCAGTTTCAAATGTAGGCTTGAAAGCAGAGACTTCCTTCTCACTAAAATAATTTGAGTGAGAATGAAAAGACAGATCAGTGTTGAAATAAGTAAGGCCATAGACAAAACCCAAGGCTGAACTTAGAAAGGCACTTGGACTGTAGCGATATGAGCTGATAACTTTCAGTACTGTACAGAGTAAGAATACAGCAGGAGTCCTCTTgttaagaaatattttgaaaaagggAAATAAGAGTTCAGTCATTCTCTATATACAGTTGTCCTTACAGCCAGAGAAAGGTGAGGCTTACTGCACTTTATGGTGCCAATAGAGGAAGAAGTTAATGAAATATGGCCACTACAACTGCATTTTCAAGTATACCTTGTCTAATTGTATTTTAACCATACAGAGTAAAGCAGCAAGTAGAaatcacattttccttctctgaagcATGGGAGAGGTATGATGGTTTGGTATCTTTTTAGAATTCCCAGTCTGTGTCATTTTGATTTGTAGTAATACATCCAAGTTCAGTCCCAATTGCTGGTGAGGGCAGTGCCAACAATGCTGAGCTGGTATTTTGAATAGGAGGTGGTAATAGGGACAGTAATGAGCTCCGTGTTTGTTCTTTtatctagaaagaagaaaaaaaagttaaaatacagctgcatataaaattttatataacATTGTATCTGACTTCATTAAAAGCATATGAAATCATAGAGCTGCATTCTTGCATGTAGAATATTGAAAATAACAGGATGAGAGAATTAGCTTTCCTCACTGCAGAGTAAGCCGACTTAGTCTTTTAATACTAACTGCATTGGCTGTGAAATTCTTCTGCTTTAAATTTAGGATATTAACCAATTTTCTCATTAGTTAGTCTGACTTCAGTTAAATTAAACTAACTTTATCAAAGGGGAAATGGATTTCTTTTATGCTCCCTACACTCTATCATAGCATTTTGTAAAAAAGTTGTCTGAAGCAGATGTGCTATGTCATGTTGTGTTCCAGCTGACTCAGTTATTTTGTAATtcaactcacagaatcacagaacagttgaggttggaagggacctctagagatcatctagtccaaccccctgctcaagcagggtcacctagagcgcattgcacaggattgcgtccaggcgggttttgactatttccagagaaggagactccacaacctctctgggcaacctgttccagtgctctgtcaccctcacagtaaagaagtttttcctcatattcagatggaaacTCCAATATTTTGTGGTTTATTTAGAGTGTAGCTATACCATCTAACAGAGAGAATTCAGTAAACTCACCTGTTTGAAGAATGTGTGTGAAAGCAAACTGCTTGCTGATGGCCTGgatcataaaatgaaaaatacagttacgttttggaaaataaatactgCCTTTGGGAAAGGTGCTAAACTGACAAATGAATCCAAGCCCTGTGGTTATTTACCCACAAGGCACATGCAAGgcatgaaaagcagcagcacaggttTCCTACATTCTATGCCTCAGTTTGCAGTGAGGGCACTCCTAAAGGcaatttgtttattttcaaaggctttttaCTTTTTCTACTTAGAAAAGAATTTAATGCCTCAAAAGAGACATTGTTTTGAAAACCAAGTActtcattttgctgttttttcttggaCAAAATGCATGTTTCTTATTCGTTTTTCTTATTTAACCACAGAACAAAATACATTCATATTATAAGAAATTCAGTCCCAAGGATCAGACAGGACTTTAAAAGCATGGTTCCTCAGACAAGATAATTCTTAAAGTACAAAACCAAAGGTAAGTGTAGTGTTTGGTATAGTACTTGTTGTCTGAAAATCTAATTTTAACAGTATTCAACTAATTACTGGATTCTAAATTGTGCACTGTACTTGGTCTTATGACCACTTTCTGAAGTGACAGAAAATTAGCTATCACCAGGAGGTTACCTTTTCTCGGGGTCCTGTTGCAAGCAAAGTTCTATCAAGTTGTGGAAAGCAGGGGAAAACGTTTTGGAAAAGGGAATTTGCAGTCCTTCACTAGTCATTGTGCGTGTCATGCTCTCACCAATTCCAGAATCAACACCTGATCGTGAATTCTTCATCCTGGATTCTCCACAGGGGAAGGTATTTATATCCCAAGGACAATATGTGGGACCTTTCAGCTTTTGCAGCAGCATCTAGTAGACAGGAATGGCAGTATAACAGAGTCCAATAGCTATTTAGACCTATTCAGGCTAAGCTGTTAAATAATCTTTCCATTCCTGGAGTTTGGTCCAGGAAGAAGCACGCATATTtgaaataacaaaaaagcaaccaCTGTTTCAATATAGCATTGATTTCtctgagtaaaagaaaaaaaaagttctgagtGTATTGAAGTAGAAATAGAATTTAGCATCAAACCTGAGTGCGAGGCATATCTTGAAATGGAACATGTCCATTGGCTAGTTCACATGCTGTAATCCCCACACTGTAAATGTCAGACTTCACATTATACCCAGACAAATCCTGCGGGAGAAAGAGAATCAGCCTAAATCACTGAAGCCATTGATCAGTGCTAACAAAAATACAAACACCTGTATCAGGACAAGATTCTAATATCCCACAGTCTACACAGGATTGGGATAATTAGTGAATTGTGAAACCTGAGCTGATAGTTGTACTGAAGACAAGTTTTAGAATCTGCAGTAGTTCTCTGGAAGAAGAAGGTAGTACAGCAGCATCTTACCAACAGCTTAAAAACCTCTTCTCTAGAGGAGAGGAGAGTTTTAATAACTTCAGTACATCTTTGTCTAATTTAAAAGTTGCTGATTAGCAGCCTTCATTGCCCTTTTACAAGCAAACTTAAGCCAGGAGTTAAATATTTCAGTAACTCTGAATAGCAAAAGTGAAGTGTAATTTATACTGACCTGTCTCAGTAGTTCAGGACTCAGCCAAGGAAGCACAGATGTACTAAACTGGGGGAAATCATATACCACCTTTGACTTTTGTCCATTGTTAACTAAGCTGTAGAGGTTGCTTAAGCCCGAGAGAGAAACCAGACCATCCCCTGAAATCAGAATGTGGCTCGCTTTAATATTCCTGTAACACAAAGTGGTAAATTTTAGTTATACGAATTACTCAAAACAGTACTAGCTTTCATATTTCATTAATTCATAAAATACTGAGATGTTAATATACAGTTCTGTTTAGCAGTTTATTATCACAGAAGTTCTTCATTCAGTATGAGCTGTCTTTTTAATACAACCTCAAGTGAGGGGAGAAGTGATTGCCAGAAATTGGAGGAGGGCTTTCCTTCCCTGCAAAGGGTGTAAAGAAAGCATTCTCTACAACTGTAATTCTCTTCAACTGCAAAGAGACAGATGTACACACTGATTTAAATAAGAGGACTGGTGTTATAAAAGGGTTTAAATAATGTTTGGATACCATTCTTGTTAAGATTCTACAAACTAAGTTCtgctctgttatttaaaaaaaaaaaaaaaaaaaaaagcttctgcacTGTCCAACATAAAAAGGTAtatagaaagagaaaaggagacaacacttaagaaaaactgaaaatgggTTTTGAAGGGAAACTGAGCTCTCAGTAAACTAGTTGCTATAATCTGGTTCTTACCTATGTCATTGACTTTCTCCTACCTGTGAATGTAGCCATTTTGGTGCATGTAATTTAATCCTCTGATTGCGCCAAACAGAATGTTCCCTATTAAAGCTTCACTCATTCCTTCAGGGAAGTAAGTTTTCAGCAGGTGTCTAGCAGAgcctggaagagaagaaaacctaGCTAAGCATAACAAGTCTTCATTGCATACATTCATGAAGAGCAGTATCCTCACTTTTATATTGACTATGGTACATCAAGAATGCTTATATGGAAGCAACTTGCACCAGGCAAAGATCACACTCAAGTCATGTTTCTGTTAATTGAACCTCTACTCAATTCAAACAAGTTTTCTGTTGACAAAATTCAAAATTGTATCAAGTCAAATTCACTCCCCAACTAACATTTCTCAGATAGCGGATGTCAGGACTTGAAATGCAAATTAATATGGTTTGAATGCCAAACTTCACTGGGGAGGAAGAACATATATGGAAGGCTTCTCTGGTTTGGGaaaatttttttctacaaaaacagaagatgcttaaagaaaaatctcttaTGGACTATGTGGTCCAAATTGGATCAGCTCTTTGTCTTACTTGAAAATGGCACTTAACAGTTCTTACCATATGCCATGAATGGAGAGATGACCCAAAGCCAACTACCAGCTGTGAACACTGTCCAAAGTGTCATTATGTTGGGGTGCTGGAAAAAGTGGGATAAAACCACCTCGTTCTaaggaattaaataaaaatggatatGTTAACCAGAAGACAACTTCTGCTAAGACATTAATTACATCAGTAATCAGTAGAAAGATTTGTTCCCTGTGTGCATTTATGCTATGTTGTGCACAGCCTGCAACAGAAATGCAAATAACTTGCCTATAATTGCATTTGTCTGAAATAAATGTAGTTTGAAGTTTTGATGTAAATGCAGAATACAAAACGTGTTTCAAAGGAAAACACTTGTACAATTACAGAAGCCTTTCTAAAACACTTGTCAAGTGTTTTCTTCAGAAAGCAGTTCTGTTTCAAACTTACACATACCTTCTACTCTTTTGAAGGAAAAACTTAAATGACCCAATTCAAACAGGAGGGCTACCTTTGTTTTGTAACCTTGTATGTATTCATTAGTTCATTGTATGTATTCATCCACTGGTGCAGCAGTGCTGTTGCTTTACCTGCAAAGCTTTCAAATGCTCTTCAGAGCAACTTTCTAGGTCCGTGATCCTTACAGCAACTTGCATCCCTGTAGGTGTATGCCGTGCAAGGTAAACTGAAGTTAAGTTGTTGAATCTCCTTCCTGAAACCAGAAGTTTGTTAACACTGGAAAAACATAGTAATCCTCCCCATAATTTGCTTCATatttagaaatcattttaaaattctgatttaGCAGCATGACTTTTTCATTAAGCATGTCAAGAACTTAAGTAGTTGCAGCAAAATACATCCAGCAAATTAGTTAAAACATGGCTCTGATATTTTTAGAACAACTAAAAGAATTTAAGCATTTTTCAGCATCAGTTACATATCTTCCGCATCTGAATGAACAACACTTCTAGCACACACTTTCCCATAAACAGATGCATGCACAGTAAGATTGAGGGCAGCTATCTTTAGGACAATCATCTCAGGTAGCCAAGTGACAAGACAGTGTTACCTGATGCTGTAACTACTGCCCATATAACTGCAGATGTAGAGGACtgacatgcatgcatgcatatacacacatcaagagaaaaattcagataatggatgattttatatttttaaaataagtgatAACTGAAACATGAGAGATGTTCTGTACTTTTTTCAACTAAAGAAACCCAAGAATGATTCTATTCAGCTGATACATTTTCTAAACTTAATAAGTATTCACTGAAGTAAGCAATAACCTGAGAGAATGCATCTGCAAGAACATAAGTATTTTATGGTACAATTAGGTTACCTATTTCCACCTGGAGTTCATAGTGAGAGACATTGGAAGAGCAAAATATCACTTCATTCTCTCTTGTAGATGGGGGAATCCAGGCTAGATCAGAATCAGCctaaaagtgaggaaaaaaaacggCTCTCAAAATTACTATGTACATTTGCATATTTAACAGAGAAATAGTATTAATGAAAATGCTAAGATCAAGTACTGAAGTCAGAACACTCAAGCTGGTGCTTTTACCACTACCCTGAGATTTAGTTACATGAGCTACTTTAGTTAGTTATTATCTGTAGTCTTCTTCCAAAGTGGAAGCCccaaagtactctggttattcttcCTAAGTTAATTTTTGAAAAAGTACCTGACTCAATGAGATTATTTTTGGTATGtagtatttttaatatgtataaCTTTGCCAGTTAACATTGTTATTTTCTTCTTACCAGATATTCATGGATGCTGTTCTGAGATTGCTTTTCTGGTCTGATTGATTCAACTCGTGTACGTAGAATACAGGAACAGTCCTTGAAAATAGAAACAAGTGAATGTTAGGGAACTTGCTGTAATTTATTAAATATGATCATGGGAAAACATCAGAAGTAACCCCCCCTATAAGCAGTAGTTCAGAAGGCCAGGCAAGAGGTTAGACCTAGAGAGAAGAGAAACTAAATATTCTCCATAACCAAAAGTTGATATTACAAAGTTTAAGCATCTCATCACTGTGGCAGTCCTCTCAAATGAAGTGTTTCAACTACACAGCAAGACATTTCACCAGAACTTTTTCACATTAAGATATGACTGAATTACAAGATGCAACTTTCAACactttttaaatacaaacttACCAAACAAGACATGGAACCGCTTTAGATCAGGTGAAAAGTCATATACACCCATTTATCCTAGAAAAATTAAAGTATCACTGTAAGATTGTACATCAAGCTGTGACCCAGCACTAACAAATCCTAAGCATAAAAGTCCGTctctttttaatcaaaattgtGAGGCATTCCTCTCAGTTATCAAAATACCTCTTCTTACAAAAATTTACATCACATGCAAAAAACTCCAAAGAACAACTACAAAACTGAGAAGGCCTACTTAGTTGTACTGAGTCTTTAGACAGCACATGGATTTCAAACTGCATACTGAGAATATGCAAAGTACATTCCaaataatgttttcctttttgtttaatgGGTTTGGATATCTTATTAACATTCCCAACAAACAATTGAATTGCAAGTCAACAGCATAATTGCACGAAATAAAAAAGAATGGATTCATGGATCACTGGCAgtttgcaggaaagaaaaatcagctgTTGTTTTAAAGGAGCACAGCTGTGCTAGTCAGATTTCAGCTCAGCTGTTGCAGCTGAACTAGCTCATGAAAAAAGCAAGCCAGAAGCAATTGCACTGTGTATTTCACAAGCAAGAGAGGAAAGTACTACTGTAAAGAACATGAGCAAAAAAGGAGAGGAACCAACTCGGATAGTTTTCACATTACTTAGGCTACAGAATCAGTATTCAATCCAAACTCCCTTGCACATCAGCCTAGCCACTCAAAGTCCTCCAGCATACTTGTTTTCAGATGCTTTGAAAGTTTAGGAGATGAGGAAGATGACTATGTCTAATAAGCATATCAAAGTTTCTGAAGTGTAGAGTGGGATTAGCTAGTTTCCTTTGGCTACTCACCGATCTGCAAGTGTGCATCTTCTATCCTCTGCCATGAGGAACCCTTCTTGGTGGCTGACATAAAGTCAGCTACAGGAGGTAGTTCCATTTTAATATGTAATTATTGCTTGAAAGTTAAAAAGGTGAAGTACTATATGAATAATTGATGATTTTGATTATCAAGGCACTAAACTTGATTATATGCACCATTTAAATTATGGATGCTATTTAACCCTGGCAACACTCCTCAAAATCTAACAAGCTCCCACCACCCATCTGCTGCTAGAGTATCTGACAGGCATCTCTTATCCTCTTTACCCTTAACAGCTACTTGACGTAAGGAAATGCTGTAACTCCATTTTATAGATGGGGAGACAGCTAAAAGGAGATCTGTGGTAGGTATTTTGCTGCCTAACTTCTTCAGAAGATTTGGGCTTGACTTACCCACTATCacaaaggaagtctgtggcagagtCAGAGACAATGCCGATGGTCCAAGACATCGTCCAGCACAGTCACTGCTAGAGCATCCTCCTCCGAGCTGGAAAGAAAATGTCTCATTCCATTATATGAGATAAGTTACTCTGTTGCTTTGAATATGAAACCACAAAAGCTAAGCTGAAGGATAAAGTCTTAGTAAGTAGGATACACTGAAGTGAAGTTATTGGAGAACTAGTTCAAAGCTATAAAAGGCTATAGTCAGCCAGCACAGATGTCCATGATCCATGTTTGTTCAGGTAACATTATtaagacttttttgttgttgtttgttttatagtTTAACTTTGCCTCCAGTTTCTCTTACGGTTGGATCATGTCACTACACAAACctgttccacttttttttttttgtatcacaGCCTTCCTGTACACCGCAGGTTGTGACAGTGGCGCACAGCTGATCTGACACATTGATCCCAAGCTGGCCAAAGCTTCAGACACGGCGGGCAACGCAGAGAGGAAGAAGTTCATCGATCGACAGACAGACGTGCCTGTGAACCTCAGGGACCGCCGAGGCTCTGCAGCCAAAGCCCAGGTACCCCGGCTACGCCTTCATCTAGTTTTGTTAACACTGGGCCGTAGCGCAGCGAGTTTCTTTCACGTTTTGAGTGATTGAAACGGTTCTTGACGATAGATCTCGAGGTTTAAATGCCTGTGCCTGCGGCGAAAGCACGGCATACGAAAAGGCAGGGGACAGCTTCCCGCTCGCCCCCTGCCGCTCGCAcaccgcggcccctgcccccggcggggcggccccggccccaggaCCAGGCTGCCCgacggcccgccgccgccccgagcTCGGCGTGCCTGCgtgcagcggcgccgccgccgccgccgctcgctcgctccctccctccttccttccttccttccttccttccttccttccttccttccttccttccttccttcctcccgccctgccctgccctgccctgccctgccctgccctgccctgccggctggccccgctgcggccgggcagccccgcgggaaggcggcgccggcggccgcccgctCCTACCCGCCGCCTGAGGccaggcgccggcgccgccgagcCGCGCAGCCAAACTGCGAGCCCCGCCTGGCtcctggccctggccccggcggAGGGCGGGGCGGCCGGCCCCGCGGCATCATGGGGCTTGTAGTTCGTGCCGGCTGGGCaccgccccgccgcgcggcctGCCGGGAGCTGCAGTCCCGCTGCGGCGGGAACGGGGCGGAAGTCAGCGGGCCTTTCCTCGGCGGCCGCCGGTCCCGTGagccgaggcgggcggcggcgggcggcgccggggcaggcgcGGAGCGGGTAAGAGGGGCTCGGCGCCGGGTCGGGGGTGGCTCCCTCGCCTCAGCGTCGCCACAGCGagccccctcctccccgcccgGCTGCGCTAGCCCCGGCAGGGCCGCGTTCCCCCCCGGCCGTCGGGGCCGTTGCCGCACCGCCGCGCGCGGGCCCCGGTGGCCCCGGGCAGCTCGGTGGCCCCCGGGCGCCCACTGTGGCTGCGGGGGCGCCGCGGCTTGCGCGGTTCGCTAGGCTTTTGCTGCAAATATCGGTTGCTACTTCATGATGGGTGCCATGACCTTCAGCATGCTCTCGAACTCCGTCGTGCGTTAGGGTACCGCTGATCGTACGGGCTCTGCGTGGGGGTTGGCGTCTTTGCCTTTGGAAAGCAGAGCTCCATGAAGTCCGAGCTGTGGTTCCGCTCACTCGCGGATTTGAGGGCAGGAGATTTTGGCCTCATCAACCTTTTAATTACAAGCGCATTTTAATCTCCTGATTTAAACTCTAGTTAGGGTATCTGCcggcaaatatttttttcctgttaaccaTACTAGTGAAAAAGTGCTTCGCAGGTGTTGACTGACTGTGACAGCGTGATACAAATACTTAATATGCTAGTAAATAACTTAGTTGTTGTGTTGTGTGAAAAGTGTCTGAAAGTCAACCTAAAATTGCCTATGTTGCCATGCAGTCTTTCCTTGAGACCAGGAGGCGTCTTTCTGAGAAGAAATAGGCCGATGTCTTG from Apteryx mantelli isolate bAptMan1 chromosome 6, bAptMan1.hap1, whole genome shotgun sequence includes the following:
- the STRADB gene encoding STE20-related kinase adapter protein beta isoform X2 codes for the protein MSCLDCSCILRTRVESIRPEKQSQNSIHEYLADSDLAWIPPSTRENEVIFCSSNVSHYELQVEIGRRFNNLTSVYLARHTPTGMQVAVRITDLESCSEEHLKALQNEVVLSHFFQHPNIMTLWTVFTAGSWLWVISPFMAYGSARHLLKTYFPEGMSEALIGNILFGAIRGLNYMHQNGYIHRNIKASHILISGDGLVSLSGLSNLYSLVNNGQKSKVVYDFPQFSTSVLPWLSPELLRQDLSGYNVKSDIYSVGITACELANGHVPFQDMPRTQMLLQKLKGPTYCPWDINTFPCGESRMKNSRSGVDSGIGHQQAVCFHTHSSNR
- the STRADB gene encoding STE20-related kinase adapter protein beta isoform X1, which translates into the protein MSCLDCSCILRTRVESIRPEKQSQNSIHEYLADSDLAWIPPSTRENEVIFCSSNVSHYELQVEIGRRFNNLTSVYLARHTPTGMQVAVRITDLESCSEEHLKALQNEVVLSHFFQHPNIMTLWTVFTAGSWLWVISPFMAYGSARHLLKTYFPEGMSEALIGNILFGAIRGLNYMHQNGYIHRNIKASHILISGDGLVSLSGLSNLYSLVNNGQKSKVVYDFPQFSTSVLPWLSPELLRQDLSGYNVKSDIYSVGITACELANGHVPFQDMPRTQMLLQKLKGPTYCPWDINTFPCGESRMKNSRSGVDSGIGESMTRTMTSEGLQIPFSKTFSPAFHNLIELCLQQDPEKRPSASSLLSHTFFKQIKEQTRSSLLSLLPPPIQNTSSALLALPSPAIGTELGCITTNQNDTDWEF
- the STRADB gene encoding STE20-related kinase adapter protein beta isoform X3, with translation MSCLDCSCILRTRVESIRPEKQSQNSIHEYLADSDLAWIPPSTRENEVIFCSSNVSHYELQVEIGRRFNNLTSVYLARHTPTGMQVAVRITDLESCSEEHLKALQNEVVLSHFFQHPNIMTLWTVFTAGSWLWVISPFMAYGSARHLLKTYFPEGMSEALIGNILFGAIRGLNYMHQNGYIHRNIKASHILISGDGLVSLSGLSNLYSLVNNGQKSKVVYDFPQFSTSVLPWLSPELLRQDLSGYNVKSDIYSVGITACELANGHVPFQDMPRTQMLLQKLKGPTYCPWDINTFPCGESRMKNSRSGHQQAVCFHTHSSNR